In Ailuropoda melanoleuca isolate Jingjing chromosome 7, ASM200744v2, whole genome shotgun sequence, one genomic interval encodes:
- the ADGRD2 gene encoding adhesion G-protein coupled receptor D2 — MALVASVQRLAPLLSSVLTSQQPRLRIQHPRAGLEVQSIHLTEASTEGYVFTMPRGHPEGPGHIRIPAGEVKQLLGKGGFLSTQVGSAIISAEVWDETGEVSTAVTFHLQHQAQAIPGPSNSEASASPCIFLVSLSSPYAFTHLPRAPHTHSHTCSVPVSCPQAFPQKLVEPVCAFWNFRGSWATTGCSVTTLYEDSTACFCNHSTNFAVLLQVYDAQRSAEEESLLRTLSFVGCGVSFCALATTFLLFLAAGVPRSERTTVHKNLTFSLASAEGFLMASEWAKASKVACVAVTAVMHLLFLVAFSWMLVEGLLLWSKVVVVSMRPGPRMTLYYATGWGVPVAIVAITLAMFPHDYVAAGHCWLNVHTDAIWAFVGPVLFVLTANICILVRVVMVTVSSARRRARMLSPQPCLQEQVRIQTWATVKPVLVLLPVLGLTWLVGVLVHLSPAWAYAAVGLNSFQGPYIFLVYAAYNREVRSALKRMTEKKATEAFTACSSPMGRGSHPRSLGPLEVAQDNPVALAPARRHLVVRGTHGPRIPTTFSIAEPERPAQPPGRTPLRAPVLMPCGPKGVPNLVRSTCFPRRSSSPNQRADGACGQRGKAGAAPGPAHEEE, encoded by the exons ATGGCCCTGGTGGCAAGTGTACAGCGCCTGGCGCCCCTGCTGAGCTCCGTGCTGACGTCCCAGCAGCCCCGACTGCGCATCCAGCACCCCCGAGCCG GTCTGGAGGTGCAGAGCATACACTTGACGGAGGCCAGCACAGAGGGCTATGTGTTCACGATGCCCCGCGGGCACCCAGAGGGGCCCGGCCACATCCGTATCCCCGCCGGTGAAGTGAAGCAGCTCCTCGGGAAAGGTGG GTTTCTAAGCACCCAGGTGGGCTCAGCCATCATCTCCGCTGAGGTATGGGATGAAACCGGGGAAGTCAGCACGGCCGTGACCTTTCACCTGCAGCACCAGGCCCAG GCAATCCCTGGTCCCTCCAACTCAGAGGCCTCAGCTTCCCCCTGCATCTTCCtggtctccctctcctctccatacGCGTTCACACACCTGCCCCGTGCCCcccatacacactcacacacttgcTCTGTCCCTGTGTCCTGCCCTCAGGCCTTCCCGCAGAAACTGGTGGAGCCTGTCTGTGCTTTCTGGAACTTCA GGGGCTCATGGGCCACTACTGGCTGCTCCGTGACCACCCTTTACGAGGACTCTACCGCCTGCTTCTGCAACCACAGCACCAACTTCGCTGTCCTGCTGCAGGTGTATGACGCCCAG AGGAGCGCTGAGGAGGAGTCGCTGCTGAGGACGCTCTCGTTTGTGGGCTGCGGTGTGTCCTTCTGCGCCCTGGCCACCACCTTCTTGCTCTTCCTGGCAGCCGG GGTCCCCAGGTCAGAGCGAACCACGGTCCACAAGAACCTTACCTTCTCCCTGGCCTCTGCAGAGGGCTTCCTCATGGCCAGCGAGTGGGCAAAGGCCAGCAAG GTGGCTTGTGTGGCCGTCACAGCCGTAATGCACCTCCTCTTTTTGGTCGCATTCTCCTGGATGTTGGTGGAGGGCCTCCTGCTGTGGAGCAAGGTGGTGGTCGTGAGCATGCGCCCGGGCCCCAGGATGACACTCTACTATGCCACAGGCTGGG GTGTGCCTGTGGCCATTGTGGCCATCACCCTGGCCATGTTCCCCCATGACTACGTGGCCGCCGGGCACTGCTGGCTCAACGTGCACACAGACGCCATCTGGGCCTTTGTGGGGCCTGTGCTCTTCGTGCTGACT GCCAATATCTGCATCCTGGTCCGCGTGGTCATGGTCACAGTGTCCAGCGCCCGCCGCCGAGCCCGCATGCtgagcccacagccctgcctgcAGGAGCAGGTCAGGATCCAGACATG GGCCACGGTGAAGCCGGTGCTGGTCCTGCTGCCCGTCCTGGGACTGACCTGGCTGGTCGGCGTGCTCGTGCATCTCAGCCCAGCCTGGGCCTACGCCGCCGTGGGCCTCAATTCCTTCCAG GGGCCATACATCTTCCTGGTCTACGCTGCCTACAACAGGGAG GTCCGGAGCGCCCTGAAGAGGATGACTGAGAAAAAGGCAACAGAGGCATTCACG GCCTGCTCCAGCCCCATGGGCCGGGGGTCCCACCCGAGGTCCCTGGGTCCCTTGGAGGTGGCTCAGGACAACCCTGTAGCCTTGGCTCCAGCCCGAAGACACTTGGTTGTCAGAG GGACCCACGGCCCCAGAATCCCCACAACCTTCTCCATTGCAGAACCTGAGAGACCA gcccagcctcctgGCCGCACCCCTCTCAGAGCCCCTGTCCTGATGCCTTGTGGGCCAAAAGGAGTTCCAAACCTGGTGAGAAGCACGTGCTTTCCTCGCAGGTCCAGTTCCCCCAACCAGAGGGCTGATGGGGCCTGTGGGCAGCGGGGCAAGGCTGGGGCCGCCCCAGGCCCTGCTCACGAAGAGGAATGA